The following are encoded in a window of Collinsella aerofaciens genomic DNA:
- a CDS encoding HD domain-containing protein, with the protein MSDAVRAEKIAHEVDDAARQLAQAGRLDLTREFIQHGDVTVYAHVTSVARASLSFAEHLGRAGISIDRASLLRGALLHDYFLYDWHDPDPSHRLHGFRHPFFALARAEEDFELTPRERNIIVRHMFPLVPVPPTCREAWIVCLADKWCALRETVAGRLPRKDETDDSVSKASSEKRRG; encoded by the coding sequence ATGTCCGATGCCGTTCGTGCCGAGAAAATCGCGCACGAGGTCGACGATGCCGCCCGCCAGCTCGCCCAGGCGGGCCGCTTGGACCTGACGCGCGAGTTTATCCAGCATGGCGACGTGACGGTCTATGCACATGTGACCTCGGTGGCACGGGCAAGTCTGTCCTTTGCCGAGCACTTGGGCCGTGCTGGCATTTCGATCGACCGTGCCTCGCTGCTGCGCGGGGCCTTGCTGCACGACTACTTTCTCTATGATTGGCACGACCCCGACCCGAGCCATCGACTGCACGGATTTCGACATCCGTTTTTTGCCCTGGCGCGTGCCGAGGAAGATTTTGAGCTGACGCCGCGAGAGCGGAATATTATCGTGCGGCATATGTTTCCGCTGGTGCCGGTGCCGCCGACGTGTCGCGAGGCGTGGATTGTTTGTCTGGCGGATAAATGGTGTGCTCTGCGTGAGACGGTCGCCGGCCGCCTGCCGCGCAAGGACGAGACGGACGATAGCGTGAGTAAAGCATCGAGTGAAAAGAGGAGAGGGTAG
- a CDS encoding 1-deoxy-D-xylulose-5-phosphate synthase: MLLTQTTTPEDVKALNRAELPQLCDEIRHAILESSAAVGGHVAPNLGVVELTVALHRVFNSPIDKILFDVSHQTYAHKALTGRAYTYIDPKRFGEASGFANPDESEHDLFAMGHTSTSVSLGCGLAHARDLAGDAYNVITIIGDGSLSGGLAFEGFNNAAELDSNLIIIVNDNDQSIAENHGGLYRNLAELRASNGTCERNVFRAMGLDYRYLDAGNDVLALVDALQELRNIDHPIVLHASTAKGKGFEPAQSDPERWHHVGPFDMATGRKLCPGHPSEPAPRTYADITGEALSAAIERDPQVVGITAATPYIMGFTPELRAAAGKQFVDVGIAEEHAVTFATALARSGAKPVFGVYGTFLQRAYDELWHDLCLNDAPATILVFGASIFGTTSETHLSFFDISMLGGLPNMHYLAPACMEEYLSMLSWSLDHREHPVAIRVPGIGLVSRPDLAPAEDTDYSAVRYNVVRQGRDVAVLALGDFFELGERVANRLTAEYGIEATLVNPRFATELDREFLDSLAAEHRVVVTLEDGILDGGWGERVACYLACTPLRTRTFGIAKGFPDRYDPNELLAQNGMTVENMAAETVRLLNE, encoded by the coding sequence ATGCTGCTTACGCAAACGACAACGCCCGAGGACGTCAAGGCTCTTAATCGTGCCGAGCTCCCGCAGCTCTGCGACGAGATTCGCCACGCCATCCTCGAAAGCTCCGCCGCCGTCGGCGGGCACGTTGCCCCCAACCTGGGCGTCGTTGAGCTTACGGTCGCGCTCCATCGCGTGTTTAACTCCCCTATCGACAAGATTCTCTTTGACGTTTCGCACCAGACCTACGCCCACAAGGCGCTGACTGGGCGCGCGTACACTTATATCGATCCGAAGCGCTTTGGCGAGGCCTCTGGCTTTGCCAATCCCGACGAGTCCGAGCACGACCTGTTCGCCATGGGCCATACCTCCACGTCGGTGAGCCTGGGCTGCGGCCTGGCGCACGCTCGTGACCTGGCGGGCGATGCGTACAACGTCATCACCATCATTGGCGACGGCTCGCTTTCGGGCGGCCTGGCGTTTGAGGGCTTCAACAATGCCGCCGAACTCGACAGCAACCTGATCATCATCGTCAACGATAACGACCAGTCCATCGCCGAGAACCACGGTGGCCTCTATCGCAATCTGGCCGAGCTGCGCGCCAGCAACGGCACCTGTGAGCGCAACGTTTTCCGCGCGATGGGACTCGACTACCGTTATTTGGACGCCGGCAACGACGTGTTGGCCCTAGTCGACGCGCTGCAGGAACTGCGCAATATCGATCATCCCATCGTGCTGCACGCCTCCACCGCCAAGGGCAAGGGCTTTGAGCCGGCCCAGAGCGACCCCGAACGCTGGCACCACGTGGGTCCGTTTGACATGGCGACCGGGCGCAAGCTCTGCCCGGGCCATCCGAGCGAGCCTGCGCCGCGCACCTACGCCGACATTACGGGCGAGGCGCTCAGCGCCGCCATCGAGCGCGATCCGCAGGTCGTGGGCATCACGGCCGCCACACCCTACATCATGGGCTTTACACCCGAGCTTCGCGCTGCCGCCGGCAAACAGTTCGTCGATGTGGGCATTGCCGAGGAGCACGCCGTGACCTTTGCCACCGCGCTTGCGCGCTCGGGCGCCAAGCCAGTCTTTGGTGTGTACGGCACGTTTTTGCAGCGCGCCTACGACGAACTCTGGCACGACCTGTGCCTCAACGACGCCCCGGCAACCATTTTGGTGTTTGGTGCGTCAATCTTTGGCACCACGTCCGAGACGCACCTCTCGTTCTTTGATATTTCCATGTTGGGCGGTCTTCCCAACATGCACTACTTGGCGCCGGCCTGCATGGAGGAATATCTGTCCATGCTGAGCTGGTCGCTCGACCACCGCGAGCATCCCGTGGCAATCCGCGTACCGGGCATCGGCCTGGTAAGCCGCCCCGACCTTGCGCCCGCCGAAGACACCGACTACAGCGCCGTTCGCTACAACGTGGTGCGTCAGGGCCGCGACGTTGCCGTGCTCGCGCTTGGCGATTTCTTTGAGCTGGGTGAGCGCGTGGCAAACCGTCTGACTGCCGAGTACGGCATCGAGGCCACGCTCGTCAACCCGCGCTTTGCAACCGAGCTCGACCGCGAGTTCCTCGACAGTCTTGCCGCCGAGCATCGCGTCGTCGTCACCCTCGAGGACGGCATCTTGGACGGCGGCTGGGGCGAGCGCGTGGCATGCTATCTGGCATGCACGCCGTTGCGCACGCGCACCTTTGGCATCGCCAAGGGCTTTCCCGACCGCTACGATCCCAACGAACTGCTCGCGCAGAACGGCATGACGGTCGAGAACATGGCCGCCGAAACCGTAAGGCTACTCAACGAGTAA
- a CDS encoding glutamate ABC transporter substrate-binding protein, with translation MSKNLSQQVVLDRRGFVAATFATVAGLGLAGCSDTSAEADKGSAAGSSKGSEDTEVSATLDAKAFDKLVDNGPKADDDAIAASTWATAVKDAGVFKIGGVQTSTLFSLLNEKDGQTRGFDAGIAQLLSNYILGENKVEITQVTSDTRESVLQNGQVDAVFATYTITDERKKLVSFAGPYYYTQQAILVLADNDDIKSVDDLADKNVAVQSGSNGPAILEEFAPKASQQEFKTDEEARQALQQGRVDAYVIDNNMQQSALVREPGKYKIAGKPFGSKEPYGIGLPLDSDGVAFVNDFLKKIEDDGTWTELWQICIGDRTGDTNVPELPEVGA, from the coding sequence ATGAGCAAGAACCTCTCCCAGCAGGTCGTTCTCGACCGCCGCGGCTTCGTTGCCGCCACCTTCGCAACCGTCGCCGGCCTTGGTCTTGCCGGCTGCTCCGACACCAGCGCCGAGGCCGACAAGGGTTCCGCCGCCGGCTCCTCCAAGGGCTCCGAGGATACCGAAGTTTCCGCCACGCTCGACGCTAAGGCGTTCGACAAGCTCGTCGACAACGGCCCCAAGGCCGATGACGACGCCATCGCCGCCAGCACCTGGGCTACGGCCGTCAAGGACGCCGGCGTCTTTAAGATCGGTGGCGTTCAGACCTCTACGCTCTTCTCCCTCCTCAACGAGAAAGACGGTCAGACCCGCGGCTTCGACGCCGGTATCGCACAGCTCCTGTCCAACTACATTCTGGGCGAGAACAAGGTCGAGATCACCCAGGTGACCTCGGACACGCGCGAGTCCGTCCTGCAGAACGGCCAGGTCGACGCCGTCTTTGCCACCTACACCATCACCGACGAGCGCAAGAAGCTTGTCTCCTTTGCCGGTCCCTACTACTACACCCAGCAGGCTATCCTGGTGCTCGCCGATAACGACGACATCAAGAGCGTCGACGACCTGGCCGACAAGAACGTCGCCGTCCAGTCTGGCTCCAACGGCCCCGCCATCCTGGAGGAGTTCGCTCCCAAGGCCAGCCAGCAGGAGTTCAAGACCGACGAGGAGGCCCGCCAGGCACTCCAGCAGGGTCGCGTTGACGCCTATGTCATCGACAACAACATGCAGCAAAGCGCCCTGGTCCGCGAGCCCGGTAAGTACAAGATCGCCGGCAAGCCCTTCGGCAGCAAGGAGCCCTACGGCATCGGCCTGCCGCTCGATTCCGACGGCGTCGCCTTCGTTAACGACTTCCTTAAGAAGATCGAGGACGATGGCACCTGGACCGAGCTGTGGCAGATCTGCATTGGTGACCGTACGGGCGACACCAATGTTCCCGAGCTCCCCGAGGTCGGCGCCTAA
- a CDS encoding amino acid ABC transporter permease yields MSLSELWSLYGQNYIDALLATWGMTLESFAIAMVLAVAVTVMRVSPLKPLRVFGDLYVQVFRNIPGIALLIIVVYALPPLKVVLPYRTCVIVATVLLGSAFGSENFMSGINTVGVGQVEAARSLGMSFSRILAKIVIPQALRSSVLPMTNLFIAVMLTTALGSQVPLKPQELTGVVSYINTRSLGGVVAFFISALGYLGTAFVVSHIGNYIDKKVRILR; encoded by the coding sequence ATGAGTCTCTCCGAGCTCTGGTCGCTCTATGGCCAGAACTATATCGACGCGCTGCTAGCAACCTGGGGCATGACGCTTGAGTCGTTTGCCATCGCCATGGTGCTGGCTGTCGCCGTCACCGTGATGCGCGTGTCGCCGCTCAAGCCGCTGCGCGTCTTTGGTGACCTGTATGTCCAGGTCTTCCGTAACATCCCCGGCATCGCGCTGCTTATCATCGTCGTCTATGCGCTTCCGCCGCTCAAGGTCGTCCTGCCCTACCGCACCTGCGTTATCGTCGCCACGGTCCTTTTGGGCTCGGCCTTTGGTTCCGAGAACTTTATGAGCGGCATCAACACCGTCGGCGTCGGCCAGGTGGAAGCCGCCCGTTCGCTCGGCATGAGCTTCAGCCGTATCCTCGCCAAGATCGTGATTCCACAGGCACTGCGCTCAAGCGTGCTGCCCATGACCAACCTCTTTATCGCCGTCATGCTCACCACCGCGCTCGGTAGCCAGGTGCCGCTTAAACCGCAGGAGCTCACCGGCGTGGTGAGCTACATCAACACGCGCTCGCTCGGCGGCGTCGTCGCGTTCTTTATCTCGGCACTCGGCTACCTGGGCACGGCCTTTGTGGTGAGCCACATTGGCAACTACATCGATAAGAAGGTGAGGATCCTCCGATGA
- a CDS encoding amino acid ABC transporter permease, whose amino-acid sequence MSKHSSPALTMRDALYEAPGPKMRAKIRIGTAISLVAVAVLVALVLQRFYVTGQLSVHYWYFFTHLTTWKFLLAGFEGTVKVALTAGAIALVLGLALMLGRTSDIKPLQLVCRVLTDFFRGVPSLLFIYFFFLVLPQYKISLPSFWMLTLPVALAAAGVLAEIFRAGVNAVPRGQVEAAQALGLSKAKITFKIVLPQAIRFIIPSLISQLVVVVKDTTVAYVVSYPDLMQNARVLITNYDALVSVYLVIAVIYILINVAINKAAVYVSHKTGATIIR is encoded by the coding sequence ATGAGCAAGCATTCCTCCCCTGCACTTACCATGCGCGATGCGCTCTACGAGGCTCCCGGCCCCAAGATGCGCGCCAAGATTCGCATCGGCACCGCTATCTCGCTCGTTGCCGTCGCCGTGCTCGTCGCCCTGGTACTGCAGCGCTTTTATGTGACCGGCCAGCTTTCGGTCCACTATTGGTATTTCTTTACGCACCTCACCACCTGGAAGTTCTTGCTTGCCGGCTTTGAGGGCACCGTTAAAGTCGCACTCACCGCTGGCGCCATCGCGCTGGTGCTGGGCCTAGCCCTTATGCTCGGCCGCACCAGCGACATTAAGCCGCTCCAGCTGGTTTGCCGTGTGCTCACGGATTTCTTCCGCGGCGTGCCGAGCCTGCTGTTCATCTACTTCTTCTTTTTGGTGCTGCCCCAGTACAAGATCTCGCTGCCGTCGTTTTGGATGCTCACGCTTCCCGTCGCGCTCGCTGCAGCCGGCGTGCTGGCCGAGATTTTCCGCGCCGGCGTCAATGCCGTGCCGCGCGGCCAGGTCGAGGCCGCCCAGGCGCTCGGTCTCTCCAAGGCCAAAATCACCTTTAAAATCGTGTTGCCGCAGGCTATTCGGTTTATCATTCCGTCGTTGATTTCGCAGCTTGTGGTCGTAGTCAAAGACACCACCGTCGCCTATGTGGTGAGCTACCCCGACCTCATGCAAAACGCCCGCGTGCTCATTACCAACTACGACGCCCTCGTGTCGGTCTACCTGGTAATCGCGGTCATCTACATCCTCATCAACGTCGCGATCAACAAGGCCGCTGTCTATGTTTCGCACAAGACCGGCGCGACCATCATCCGCTAA
- a CDS encoding amino acid ABC transporter ATP-binding protein, which translates to MAQSTSSTGNQPLIELRHVDKHYGDLHVLNDINLSVDRGEVVVVIGPSGSGKSTMCRTINRLETIDSGEILIEGEPLPQEGKDLARMRAELGMVFQQFNLFAHMTVLQNVMLGPVDVLGVSKDEARERAMDLLGRVGVAEQADKVPAQLSGGQQQRVAIARSLAMQPKAMLFDEPTSALDPEMINEVLEVMVRLAQQGMTMIVITHEMNFARRVADRVVFMADGQIVETGTPDEFFDHPQTKRAQDFLNSIKGH; encoded by the coding sequence ATGGCACAGAGCACCTCTTCCACCGGCAATCAGCCGCTGATCGAGCTCAGACACGTCGATAAGCACTATGGCGATCTGCACGTCCTCAACGACATCAATCTCTCGGTCGACCGCGGCGAGGTCGTCGTTGTGATTGGACCCTCGGGCTCGGGCAAGTCGACCATGTGCCGCACCATCAACCGTCTGGAAACCATCGACTCGGGCGAGATCCTCATCGAGGGCGAGCCCCTGCCGCAGGAAGGCAAGGATCTTGCCCGCATGCGTGCCGAGCTGGGCATGGTGTTTCAGCAGTTCAACCTGTTCGCACATATGACCGTCCTGCAGAACGTCATGCTGGGACCGGTCGACGTACTGGGTGTCTCCAAGGACGAGGCCCGCGAGCGCGCCATGGACCTGCTGGGCCGCGTGGGCGTTGCCGAGCAGGCCGATAAGGTGCCCGCACAGCTTTCGGGCGGCCAACAGCAGCGCGTAGCCATCGCCCGCTCGCTTGCCATGCAACCCAAGGCCATGCTTTTTGACGAGCCCACGAGCGCCCTTGACCCCGAGATGATCAACGAGGTGCTCGAGGTCATGGTCCGTCTAGCCCAGCAGGGCATGACGATGATCGTCATCACGCACGAGATGAACTTCGCACGCCGCGTTGCCGATCGCGTCGTGTTTATGGCCGACGGCCAGATCGTGGAAACCGGCACACCCGACGAGTTCTTCGACCATCCCCAGACCAAGCGCGCCCAGGACTTCCTCAACTCCATCAAGGGGCACTAG
- a CDS encoding gamma-glutamyl-gamma-aminobutyrate hydrolase family protein: protein MIGTRTSSSYTPHVDVAPADRPLILVAPRWEEAKPFLSETLSPNEEIASVFVDAILAAGGLPLQMSITEDIEVIRHYVDIADGIAIPGGPDVNPKRWGDDRPYDPTLCCEIRDSFEFKLVDEVLRAKKPLFTTCRGTQLLNVATGGTLCMDVPSLGAREGRTQWRHTHVLNDPVHPVEVMPGSLLERAVGGHRLIQTNSAHHCCVDRLAKSTRLVAKATDGVPECIEVEGQPFCLGVQWHPEYTWQTLETDFNLWKSFVEAAAKVKQAR from the coding sequence ATGATCGGAACCCGCACCTCATCGTCCTACACCCCGCACGTCGACGTCGCCCCCGCCGACCGCCCACTCATCCTCGTCGCACCGCGCTGGGAAGAGGCAAAGCCGTTTTTAAGCGAGACGCTCTCCCCCAACGAGGAAATCGCAAGTGTCTTTGTCGATGCCATCCTTGCCGCCGGCGGCCTACCGCTGCAGATGTCCATCACCGAGGACATTGAGGTTATCCGTCATTACGTCGATATCGCCGACGGCATCGCCATTCCCGGCGGCCCGGACGTCAACCCCAAGCGCTGGGGCGATGATCGACCCTACGACCCCACCCTCTGCTGCGAGATCCGCGATAGTTTTGAGTTTAAGCTGGTCGACGAGGTACTCCGCGCCAAGAAGCCGCTCTTTACCACCTGCCGCGGCACGCAGCTGCTCAACGTCGCCACCGGCGGCACCCTGTGCATGGACGTGCCGAGCCTGGGTGCGCGCGAGGGCCGCACGCAGTGGCGCCACACCCACGTGCTCAACGACCCCGTGCACCCTGTCGAGGTCATGCCGGGCTCGCTGCTGGAGCGCGCGGTTGGCGGGCACAGGCTGATCCAGACCAACTCGGCACATCACTGCTGCGTCGATCGTCTGGCTAAGAGCACGCGCTTGGTCGCCAAGGCAACCGATGGCGTTCCCGAGTGCATCGAGGTCGAGGGCCAGCCGTTCTGCTTGGGCGTGCAATGGCATCCCGAGTACACCTGGCAGACACTCGAGACCGACTTTAACCTGTGGAAGTCGTTTGTCGAGGCAGCGGCAAAGGTTAAGCAGGCTCGCTAG
- a CDS encoding Hpt domain-containing protein — protein MISMREAYEKIGANYDDACARLMGEEMLARFALKFLDDESMDKLEAAMAAGDAEGAFMAAHTLKGVSQNLGFDNLYEPAVVVTEALRGADAVDDAREGMHALQQQYAATMSALREAGE, from the coding sequence ATGATTTCCATGCGTGAGGCGTATGAGAAGATCGGCGCTAATTATGATGACGCGTGCGCTCGGCTGATGGGCGAGGAAATGCTTGCCCGCTTTGCCCTCAAGTTTTTGGATGACGAGAGCATGGACAAGCTGGAGGCCGCCATGGCGGCAGGAGACGCCGAAGGTGCGTTTATGGCAGCGCACACGCTCAAGGGCGTGAGCCAGAACCTGGGATTTGATAATCTGTACGAGCCGGCGGTCGTGGTGACCGAGGCGCTGCGCGGCGCCGATGCCGTTGACGACGCTCGCGAGGGAATGCATGCGCTGCAGCAGCAATATGCGGCTACGATGTCGGCTCTGCGCGAGGCGGGCGAGTAA
- a CDS encoding diguanylate cyclase produces MLNNHEVNLTDEEAAAEVARVAKTYPVVRLLSADQIKSEPNCLLAGNRCSCLRQSSLEALADSDEVSEQLLNDGVEYRARLRPLKVEGEPHVLLMVRPIDEQEAAEEDLVYTDVLTSVRNRRYYEEKLRSARMNAGVAVIDLDDFRVFNDTCGRHAGDLALGAVATAIRSGIRSTDELVRYGCDKFVVVMPNIPSDDFTRRLHQVSDAVHATIVPGHEYVSLTACVGGVRIHGETVDEGVGRAVQLLSRAKAKAGTVVTDADSIEAFQSEKPLVLIVDDSEMNRAILNEMLKDEYCILEADNGRTALDMVDRYGDELSLVLLDIVMPGISGFEVLADLSRRSGIDNLPFIMISSEDSNDMVLRAYELGASDYINRPFDSRVVRRRVSNTIRLYAKQRRLTSLLSQQYNERVKNSRMLIDIMAGVMELRNGESGRHVTNIEKLTELLLGCLVQRSDTISLDNEERSTIALASALHDIGKMSIDDAILNKPGRLTPEEFEIMKTHTTMGADMLLELGRHHVGNALMEYAYQIARWHHERWDGKGYPDGLKGNQIPIAAQVVSVADVYDALTSVRVYKDAIPHKEAIQMILDGKCGEFNPLLLDCLLEVQDRIAETLARPADVVAFPTI; encoded by the coding sequence ATGCTCAATAATCACGAGGTCAATCTAACCGACGAGGAGGCTGCCGCTGAGGTCGCCCGCGTCGCAAAGACCTACCCCGTGGTGCGTTTGCTGTCGGCCGATCAGATTAAGAGCGAGCCTAACTGCCTGCTCGCCGGCAATCGGTGCTCTTGTCTGCGTCAATCGAGTCTTGAGGCCTTGGCAGATTCCGATGAGGTGTCGGAGCAACTGCTCAACGATGGTGTTGAGTACCGCGCCCGCCTACGCCCTCTGAAGGTCGAGGGCGAGCCTCACGTCCTGCTGATGGTGCGCCCGATCGATGAGCAAGAGGCTGCAGAAGAGGACCTCGTCTACACCGACGTGCTGACGAGTGTGCGCAATCGCCGATATTACGAGGAAAAGCTCCGTAGCGCCCGCATGAATGCCGGCGTTGCGGTGATCGACCTTGATGATTTTAGGGTCTTCAACGATACGTGTGGCCGTCATGCCGGCGACCTTGCGCTCGGTGCTGTGGCGACGGCCATACGCAGCGGAATTCGTTCGACTGACGAGCTCGTACGCTATGGCTGCGACAAGTTTGTGGTCGTCATGCCCAATATTCCCTCCGATGACTTCACCCGTCGCCTGCATCAGGTGTCCGATGCCGTTCATGCCACGATTGTTCCGGGCCATGAGTACGTGAGCTTGACGGCATGTGTTGGCGGTGTTCGCATTCATGGCGAGACGGTCGATGAGGGCGTTGGCCGCGCTGTCCAGTTATTGAGCCGCGCTAAGGCAAAAGCCGGTACGGTCGTGACCGATGCCGATTCCATCGAAGCCTTCCAAAGCGAAAAGCCTTTGGTGCTTATTGTCGATGACTCCGAGATGAACCGAGCCATTCTCAACGAGATGCTCAAGGACGAGTATTGCATCCTCGAGGCCGACAACGGTCGTACGGCGCTCGACATGGTCGACCGCTATGGCGATGAGTTGTCGCTCGTGCTGCTGGATATTGTCATGCCGGGCATAAGCGGCTTTGAGGTGCTGGCCGATCTGTCGCGCCGATCGGGTATCGACAATCTGCCTTTCATCATGATATCGAGCGAAGATTCCAATGATATGGTTCTGCGCGCGTACGAGCTGGGCGCCTCGGACTATATCAACCGCCCGTTTGACTCCCGTGTCGTGCGCCGCCGTGTAAGCAACACCATCCGCCTATATGCCAAACAGCGCCGCCTGACGAGCCTGCTGTCCCAGCAGTACAACGAGCGCGTCAAGAACAGTCGCATGCTCATTGACATCATGGCCGGCGTTATGGAGCTTCGCAATGGCGAGAGCGGCAGGCACGTTACGAACATCGAGAAGCTGACCGAGCTGCTGCTTGGCTGTCTGGTTCAGCGTAGCGACACGATCTCCCTCGACAATGAGGAACGCTCTACGATTGCCCTGGCTTCGGCGCTGCACGATATCGGCAAGATGTCGATTGACGATGCAATTCTCAACAAACCCGGGCGCCTTACGCCCGAGGAGTTCGAGATTATGAAGACGCATACCACGATGGGCGCCGACATGTTGCTTGAGCTGGGCCGCCATCACGTCGGCAATGCGCTTATGGAATATGCGTACCAGATTGCGCGTTGGCATCACGAGCGCTGGGACGGCAAGGGCTATCCCGATGGCCTTAAGGGCAACCAGATTCCCATCGCCGCACAGGTGGTTTCGGTGGCCGACGTGTACGATGCGCTGACGAGTGTGCGTGTGTACAAGGATGCTATCCCGCACAAGGAGGCTATCCAGATGATCTTGGACGGTAAGTGCGGTGAGTTTAACCCGCTGTTGCTCGACTGCCTGCTCGAGGTGCAAGACCGTATTGCCGAGACGTTGGCACGCCCCGCCGACGTTGTCGCGTTTCCCACGATTTAG
- a CDS encoding alpha/beta fold hydrolase: MDFTVENAGTTIACREYAGPDVSPDAPALVCVHGACVDGTFFDGIACELSHNYRVIAYDRRGCGGSSDAADGSYDLAAQAADLQAVIEHVGAPANVLAHSAGTLVALELLRTEPHLVARAILHEPAVSAEGVGMGAAPVLLDMIAAGKVSRALRLFLGALGDLDPEAPGTTEAEAKHALRNGRCFMANEYGTNMTYAPDWERARESKAVSAVFLGELSVGTPREAGTRMAAELLGCPLVMVPGAHNGLRDRPTAAAQTVRGILGL; this comes from the coding sequence ATGGATTTTACGGTCGAGAATGCGGGCACCACGATTGCCTGTCGCGAATATGCCGGCCCGGATGTGTCGCCTGATGCTCCTGCCTTGGTGTGCGTGCACGGCGCTTGTGTCGACGGCACATTTTTCGACGGTATCGCTTGTGAGCTCAGCCACAACTACCGCGTAATTGCCTACGACCGCCGCGGCTGCGGTGGCAGCAGCGATGCGGCAGACGGCAGCTATGATCTTGCCGCTCAGGCCGCCGACCTGCAAGCCGTGATCGAACACGTTGGCGCTCCGGCAAATGTGCTTGCGCATAGCGCCGGTACGTTGGTGGCGCTGGAGCTTCTTCGCACCGAACCCCATCTCGTCGCCCGTGCGATTCTGCATGAGCCGGCTGTGTCGGCCGAAGGCGTCGGCATGGGCGCAGCTCCGGTTTTGCTCGATATGATTGCGGCTGGAAAGGTTTCAAGGGCGCTTCGGCTTTTCTTGGGAGCTCTCGGCGACTTGGACCCCGAGGCTCCTGGGACGACCGAAGCGGAAGCCAAGCATGCCCTGCGCAATGGTCGTTGCTTTATGGCCAATGAATACGGAACAAATATGACATATGCTCCCGACTGGGAGCGCGCCCGAGAATCAAAGGCGGTGTCGGCTGTGTTTTTGGGCGAGCTTTCGGTCGGTACACCCCGCGAGGCGGGCACGAGGATGGCGGCTGAGCTTTTGGGCTGTCCACTCGTAATGGTTCCCGGCGCGCACAACGGCCTGCGCGATCGCCCGACAGCGGCTGCCCAGACTGTCCGTGGCATCCTGGGGCTCTAA
- a CDS encoding radical SAM protein yields MSTFLNASPIFGPVRSRRLGLSLGVNMMPASGKICTFDCIYCENGLNAERPCHEPYNTAAVVLDALEAKLREMAAEGELPDVITFAGNGEPTAAPEFPQAIAGAVALRDQLAPNSKIAVLSNGTRADRPEVHDALMMVDDNILKLDTVDPAFIQLLDQPVGPYDVEHQIETFASFDGHVIIQTIFLTGEYLGKPIDNTGEEYVAPWLAALERIRPQEATIYTVARETPVAGLAKAAPEALDAIAARVRALGIPCQVSY; encoded by the coding sequence ATGTCTACGTTTTTGAATGCCAGCCCCATCTTTGGGCCCGTTCGCAGCCGTCGCCTTGGTCTCTCGCTCGGCGTCAACATGATGCCGGCCAGCGGCAAAATCTGCACGTTCGACTGCATTTACTGCGAAAACGGCCTCAACGCCGAGCGCCCCTGCCATGAGCCGTACAACACAGCTGCCGTGGTACTCGACGCGCTCGAGGCAAAGCTGCGCGAGATGGCAGCCGAGGGCGAGCTCCCCGATGTGATCACCTTCGCAGGAAACGGCGAGCCCACCGCCGCACCGGAGTTTCCCCAGGCGATTGCCGGCGCCGTCGCGCTGCGCGATCAGCTGGCCCCAAACTCCAAAATCGCCGTGCTCTCCAACGGTACGCGCGCCGACCGCCCCGAGGTGCACGATGCGCTCATGATGGTCGACGACAACATCCTCAAGCTCGATACGGTCGATCCGGCATTTATCCAGCTGCTCGACCAGCCTGTTGGCCCCTACGACGTCGAGCACCAGATTGAGACGTTCGCAAGCTTTGACGGTCACGTTATTATCCAGACGATCTTTTTGACCGGTGAGTATCTGGGCAAGCCCATCGACAACACCGGCGAGGAGTACGTTGCCCCCTGGCTCGCGGCACTTGAGCGCATTCGCCCACAAGAAGCGACCATCTACACGGTGGCTCGCGAGACGCCGGTCGCCGGCCTTGCCAAAGCAGCGCCCGAGGCCCTCGACGCCATCGCCGCGCGCGTGCGCGCCCTCGGCATTCCCTGCCAGGTGAGCTACTAG